A stretch of the Sphingomonas sp. CL5.1 genome encodes the following:
- a CDS encoding cytochrome C, whose translation MKPALVLLLSGLTAGLIAAGGVAQQPGAMPGVSNPAQAHVDYKLKCQGCHRIDGSGDDFSNPPMRGTLALFLTVPGGREFIGRVPGVATADLDDARLANLVNWTLYTFDPQHMPAGFRPYTAAEIGALRQSPLRLERAATRARLVAGFIRAGKDRHIKN comes from the coding sequence ATGAAACCGGCGCTCGTCCTGCTGCTCTCCGGCCTTACTGCGGGCCTGATCGCGGCGGGCGGCGTGGCGCAACAGCCCGGCGCGATGCCCGGCGTCAGCAATCCGGCGCAGGCGCATGTCGATTACAAGCTGAAATGCCAGGGATGCCACCGTATCGACGGCAGCGGCGACGATTTCAGCAACCCGCCGATGCGGGGCACGCTCGCGCTGTTCCTGACGGTGCCGGGGGGGCGCGAGTTCATCGGGCGGGTGCCGGGCGTGGCGACGGCGGATCTGGACGACGCGCGTCTCGCCAATCTTGTCAACTGGACGCTCTACACGTTCGATCCGCAGCACATGCCGGCCGGCTTCCGCCCCTATACGGCGGCGGAGATCGGCGCGCTGCGACAAAGCCCCCTCCGCCTTGAGCGCGCCGCAACGAGAGCGCGTCTGGTGGCGGGCTTCATACGGGCAGGAAAAGACCGGCACATCAAAAATTAG
- a CDS encoding cytochrome c: MRALAILALLMPATALAAGPDGATVFTRCAACHTRTGAGVPGAYPPLGADFRALATKPGGRRYLALAVLKGLSGPLTVEGKTYRNVMPAQGGLDEAAVAAVLNHVGTTIARTGPAFKPFTAAEVSGYKAGAGSMTGADVARLHDAAEGK, from the coding sequence GTGAGAGCGCTGGCGATCCTTGCGCTGCTGATGCCGGCGACGGCGCTGGCGGCGGGGCCGGACGGAGCGACGGTCTTCACCCGCTGCGCCGCCTGCCACACCAGGACCGGAGCCGGCGTGCCGGGCGCCTATCCGCCGCTGGGCGCCGATTTCCGCGCGCTCGCGACGAAGCCGGGCGGGCGGCGCTATCTCGCGCTGGCGGTGCTGAAGGGCCTGTCCGGCCCGTTGACGGTGGAGGGCAAGACCTATCGCAACGTCATGCCGGCGCAGGGCGGACTGGACGAGGCGGCGGTGGCGGCGGTGCTCAACCACGTCGGCACTACGATCGCCAGGACGGGACCTGCGTTCAAGCCGTTCACCGCGGCGGAGGTCTCCGGCTACAAGGCCGGCGCCGGATCGATGACCGGCGCGGATGTCGCCAGGCTGCACGACGCGGCGGAAGGCAAATGA
- a CDS encoding methylamine dehydrogenase light chain, which translates to MAGFDKIAERFTRSIARGTSRRSLLATLGMGMTGAAVFPVLPVARASTHPGGVAHPPVTSGVAQDPGDRTTCDYWRYCAIDGFLCTCCGGTVNTCPPGTEMSPITWIGTCTNPADKRAYIISYNDCCGASSCGQCLCNRNEGDRPQVRTQSNNDYNWCLGTESSIYNCSTAVIVGVALDQPQ; encoded by the coding sequence ATGGCCGGTTTCGACAAGATAGCCGAACGCTTCACCCGCTCGATCGCGCGCGGCACCTCGCGGCGCAGCCTGCTGGCGACGCTGGGGATGGGGATGACCGGCGCGGCCGTTTTCCCGGTGCTGCCGGTGGCGCGCGCTTCCACCCATCCCGGCGGGGTCGCGCATCCGCCCGTCACCTCCGGCGTCGCGCAGGATCCGGGCGACCGCACGACCTGCGATTACTGGCGTTACTGCGCGATCGACGGCTTCCTGTGCACCTGTTGCGGCGGCACGGTGAACACCTGTCCGCCGGGGACGGAGATGTCGCCGATCACCTGGATCGGCACCTGCACCAACCCGGCCGACAAGCGCGCTTATATCATCAGCTACAACGATTGCTGTGGCGCTTCGTCGTGCGGCCAGTGCCTGTGCAACCGCAACGAGGGTGACCGGCCGCAGGTCCGCACGCAATCGAACAACGACTATAACTGGTGCCTCGGCACCGAGAGCAGCATCTATAATTGCTCGACGGCGGTGATCGTGGGCGTCGCGCTGGACCAGCCACAGTGA
- a CDS encoding methylamine dehydrogenase, giving the protein MLVSQLLLWTAVIVEGLLIAALARQIGILHERIAPAGALTLHQKVTVGEVATPMTVVTIDGVPLEVGGKRDGRSQLLFFASPDCPVCKSLLPVVRSAAKAEGNWLDVVIAGDGTQPAYRKLASEHGLGDLPLVLSEALGRAFGVSKLPYAVLLDEEGRVASLGLVNSREHLESLFAAKEHGVASIQDFLARRQKEA; this is encoded by the coding sequence ATGCTGGTATCGCAATTGCTGTTGTGGACGGCGGTGATCGTCGAGGGCCTGTTGATCGCCGCGCTCGCGCGCCAGATCGGCATCCTGCACGAGCGCATCGCGCCGGCGGGCGCGCTGACGCTGCACCAAAAGGTGACGGTGGGCGAGGTGGCGACGCCGATGACGGTCGTGACGATCGACGGCGTGCCGCTGGAGGTGGGGGGCAAACGCGACGGGCGCAGCCAGCTCCTGTTCTTCGCCTCGCCCGATTGCCCCGTGTGCAAGTCGCTGCTGCCGGTGGTGCGCTCGGCGGCGAAGGCGGAGGGGAATTGGCTGGACGTGGTGATTGCCGGGGACGGCACGCAGCCCGCCTATCGCAAACTCGCGAGCGAACATGGGTTGGGCGATCTGCCGCTGGTGCTGTCCGAGGCATTGGGCCGCGCGTTCGGCGTCTCCAAGCTGCCTTATGCCGTGCTGCTCGACGAGGAGGGGCGGGTCGCCTCGCTCGGCCTCGTCAACAGCCGCGAGCATCTCGAAAGCCTGTTCGCCGCCAAGGAGCATGGGGTCGCCTCGATCCAGGACTTCCTTGCCCGCCGCCAGAAGGAGGCCTGA
- a CDS encoding MauE/DoxX family redox-associated membrane protein has protein sequence MMTPLALFLALVLGVSAAHKAHSPTRLGAAAARLAGVSLPAGQLLLVLTGGAEAVAALCLVLPVATTAGATTAAALWSAYALALWRRRGEVLDCGCDLVDRPRPVGPGQILRAALLAGLALALAALPAAASGFSAEALLAALGLFALYLGASEILAIPRPAWRKS, from the coding sequence ATGATGACGCCGCTGGCTCTGTTCCTCGCGCTGGTGCTCGGCGTGTCCGCCGCGCACAAGGCGCATTCCCCGACGCGCCTCGGCGCCGCTGCTGCGCGGCTGGCGGGCGTATCCCTGCCGGCCGGTCAGTTGCTGCTGGTGCTGACCGGCGGCGCGGAGGCGGTCGCCGCGCTATGCCTCGTCCTCCCCGTTGCCACGACGGCGGGCGCGACGACCGCCGCCGCCTTGTGGAGCGCTTATGCGCTGGCGCTGTGGCGACGACGGGGCGAGGTGCTCGATTGCGGCTGCGATCTCGTCGATCGGCCGCGCCCGGTCGGGCCGGGGCAGATATTGCGCGCGGCGCTGCTTGCCGGCCTTGCGCTCGCACTCGCAGCGTTGCCGGCGGCCGCTTCGGGCTTCTCGGCGGAAGCGTTGCTCGCCGCGCTTGGCCTTTTCGCACTCTACCTCGGGGCGTCGGAAATTCTCGCCATTCCCCGCCCCGCATGGAGGAAATCCTGA
- a CDS encoding amine dehydrogenase large subunit codes for MRLFVRLLSTALGLAVLPAHAATPAESYAKPLPEEAIPSVTALPAQWPKSWVLINDFHFNAIVDGRVVVVDTASANQPLKGIVRAAQFANSLVSTRRGEILTSETFYSRLTRGERTDAITIWDMADLKPKGEIVLPGGKRQLSVTYPNLFQFTNGEKWALVANFTPAQSVTVVDLDGRKVLNEIDLPGCAQIYPTGQRGFSSLCADGSIFSATLDDQGKVATSRTIKAVQDIDRQPLFSAPAMVGRAAWFVSQHGMLQGFDLSGEIARPIPGAFSVGTAEGGAPEWRPSGWQVINADAAGRLYVLMNPAGKEGSHKDGGTEVWVIDPAKKARVARYPLKAQSVAVAVTREDQPHMVLARADGVIDVYDAASGAFVRTLGATVAFNPIVITPVQ; via the coding sequence ATGAGGTTGTTCGTCCGGCTGTTGTCGACCGCGCTCGGCCTCGCGGTGCTGCCTGCTCACGCCGCCACGCCGGCCGAGTCTTATGCCAAGCCGCTGCCGGAGGAAGCGATCCCGAGCGTCACGGCGCTGCCGGCGCAATGGCCGAAAAGCTGGGTGCTCATCAACGATTTCCACTTCAACGCGATCGTCGACGGGCGGGTGGTCGTAGTCGACACTGCCTCGGCCAATCAGCCGCTGAAAGGGATCGTCCGCGCGGCGCAATTCGCCAATTCGCTCGTCTCCACCAGGCGCGGCGAGATACTGACCAGCGAGACCTTCTACTCCCGCCTGACGCGCGGCGAGCGCACCGACGCGATCACCATCTGGGACATGGCCGACCTCAAGCCAAAGGGCGAGATCGTGTTGCCCGGCGGCAAGCGGCAGCTTTCCGTCACCTATCCAAACCTGTTCCAGTTCACCAATGGCGAGAAATGGGCGCTGGTCGCCAATTTCACCCCGGCGCAGTCGGTCACCGTGGTCGATCTGGACGGACGCAAGGTGCTCAACGAGATCGACCTGCCGGGCTGCGCGCAGATCTATCCCACCGGACAGCGCGGCTTCTCCAGCCTGTGCGCCGACGGCTCGATCTTCAGCGCGACGCTCGACGATCAGGGCAAGGTGGCGACGTCCAGGACGATCAAGGCTGTGCAGGACATCGACAGGCAGCCGCTGTTCAGCGCGCCGGCGATGGTCGGTCGCGCCGCCTGGTTCGTCAGCCAGCACGGCATGTTGCAGGGCTTCGATCTCTCCGGCGAGATCGCACGGCCGATCCCCGGCGCGTTCAGCGTCGGCACGGCGGAGGGCGGCGCGCCGGAATGGCGGCCAAGCGGCTGGCAGGTGATCAACGCCGATGCCGCCGGGCGACTCTACGTGCTGATGAACCCGGCCGGCAAGGAAGGCAGCCACAAGGACGGCGGCACCGAAGTGTGGGTGATCGATCCTGCGAAGAAGGCCCGTGTCGCGCGCTATCCGCTCAAGGCCCAGTCGGTGGCCGTCGCCGTCACGCGCGAGGACCAGCCACATATGGTGCTGGCGCGCGCCGACGGCGTGATCGACGTCTATGACGCGGCCAGCGGCGCTTTCGTGCGGACGCTGGGGGCGACGGTGGCGTTCAACCCGATCGTCATCACCCCGGTGCAATGA
- a CDS encoding TetR/AcrR family transcriptional regulator, whose protein sequence is MNQSDDIPALITDLIVPERDGGYSKGRETREMILRAALSILIDEGYRAMSMRRVAAACGMKFGNLTYHYRTREDLVRELLDAVIRSYEQEFDAIVHGAGLSPEQRLERYCLLVLNDITTRKTTRLFPELWALSNHDPFVYDRMHELYARARRPLLEVVAEMRPDLTAAEQEMLTLFISYSMEGSTIFAGHDKPFTPRMGCLMEVSIQAFKALVRDFKRQ, encoded by the coding sequence ATGAATCAATCGGATGATATCCCCGCCCTCATCACCGACCTGATCGTGCCGGAGCGCGACGGCGGCTATTCGAAGGGCCGGGAGACGCGGGAAATGATCCTGCGCGCGGCGCTTTCGATCCTGATCGACGAGGGTTACCGCGCCATGTCGATGCGCCGAGTCGCGGCGGCCTGCGGGATGAAATTCGGCAATCTCACCTACCATTATCGCACGCGCGAGGATCTGGTGCGCGAGTTGCTCGATGCGGTGATCCGCAGCTACGAGCAGGAGTTCGACGCGATCGTCCACGGCGCCGGCCTCAGCCCGGAACAGCGGCTGGAACGCTATTGCCTGCTGGTGCTCAACGACATCACCACCAGGAAGACGACGCGGCTGTTCCCCGAACTTTGGGCTTTGTCGAACCACGACCCCTTCGTGTACGACCGGATGCACGAGCTATACGCCCGCGCCCGGCGGCCGCTGCTGGAAGTGGTGGCCGAGATGCGCCCCGATCTCACCGCGGCCGAACAGGAGATGCTGACCCTGTTCATCTCCTATTCGATGGAAGGCTCGACGATCTTCGCCGGCCACGACAAGCCGTTCACGCCGCGAATGGGCTGTCTGATGGAAGTCTCGATACAGGCATTCAAAGCCCTGGTGCGCGATTTCAAGAGGCAGTGA
- a CDS encoding acyl-CoA dehydrogenase family protein: MTAIRPIDRLDTHEVFNQPPPLEDVNLFTGDRALVEAVAKAGGAAHAGRLAALGARCGSAEVIDWGVEANRNVPVLDTFDRYGRRVDEVRFHPAYHELMRLGLESGFASVAWDGTGAGHLAHAAILYLTGQADSGTSCPMTMTYAAVPALAATPEVAATWVPRITAGRYDPAARPAAEKAGVTIGMAMTEKQGGSDVRANTTRAEPTGEGHWYRLTGHKWFCSAPMCDAFLTLAYAEGGLTCFLVPRWLPDGERNAGFRVMRLKDKMGDRSNASSEIEYHGALAERLGPEGRGVATIIQMVQHTRLDCVIGSAQQMRGAVAQALWHTAHRSAFQRRLIDQPAMAAVLADLAVESEAAAMLGFRLAQAFDEDDAVARLLTPLAKYWVCKRTPGVVNEAMECLGGAGYIETGPMPRLFRQSPLNAIWEGSGNVIALDLLRALAREPEGVEALRDFLAGARGRIGAYDAWLDAIDLRSANEANARLLVERLALAAQAAVLIGWDSPIAEAFCALRFGQRGSAYGAYDAAIDPRAIIARASPG; this comes from the coding sequence ATGACCGCGATCCGCCCGATCGACCGGCTCGACACGCATGAGGTGTTCAACCAGCCGCCGCCGCTGGAGGACGTGAACCTGTTCACCGGCGATCGCGCATTGGTCGAGGCGGTGGCGAAGGCGGGCGGCGCCGCGCATGCCGGGCGGCTGGCGGCACTGGGCGCGCGTTGCGGCTCCGCCGAGGTGATCGACTGGGGCGTCGAGGCCAATCGCAACGTGCCGGTGCTGGACACGTTCGACCGCTACGGCCGGCGCGTGGACGAAGTGCGCTTCCATCCCGCCTATCACGAATTGATGCGGCTTGGGCTGGAGAGCGGCTTCGCCTCGGTCGCATGGGACGGGACGGGGGCGGGGCACCTCGCCCATGCCGCGATCCTCTACCTCACCGGGCAGGCGGATTCGGGCACGAGCTGCCCGATGACGATGACCTATGCGGCGGTGCCCGCGCTCGCCGCCACGCCGGAGGTCGCCGCGACATGGGTGCCACGCATCACCGCCGGGCGCTACGATCCGGCGGCGCGGCCGGCGGCGGAGAAGGCCGGCGTCACGATCGGCATGGCGATGACCGAGAAGCAGGGCGGATCGGATGTGCGCGCCAACACCACCCGCGCCGAGCCGACGGGTGAGGGTCATTGGTATCGCCTGACCGGCCACAAATGGTTCTGCTCCGCGCCGATGTGCGACGCCTTCCTGACGCTCGCTTACGCCGAGGGCGGGCTGACCTGCTTCCTCGTGCCGCGCTGGCTGCCGGACGGGGAGCGCAACGCCGGTTTCCGCGTGATGCGGCTGAAGGACAAGATGGGCGACCGCTCCAACGCTTCGTCGGAGATCGAATATCACGGCGCGCTCGCCGAGCGGCTCGGGCCGGAGGGGCGCGGCGTCGCGACGATCATCCAGATGGTGCAGCATACCCGGCTCGATTGCGTGATCGGTTCCGCGCAACAGATGCGCGGGGCGGTGGCGCAGGCGCTGTGGCATACCGCGCACCGCTCCGCCTTCCAGCGCCGCCTGATCGACCAGCCCGCGATGGCCGCCGTGCTCGCCGATCTCGCGGTGGAGAGCGAGGCGGCGGCGATGCTCGGCTTCCGGCTGGCGCAGGCGTTCGACGAGGACGATGCGGTCGCGCGGCTGCTCACCCCGCTCGCCAAATATTGGGTGTGCAAGCGCACGCCCGGCGTGGTCAACGAGGCGATGGAGTGCCTCGGCGGCGCGGGCTATATCGAGACCGGCCCGATGCCGCGCCTGTTCCGCCAATCGCCATTGAACGCGATCTGGGAAGGGTCGGGCAACGTCATCGCGCTGGACCTGCTGCGCGCGCTGGCCCGCGAGCCGGAGGGCGTGGAGGCGCTGCGGGATTTCCTTGCCGGCGCGCGGGGACGGATCGGCGCCTATGACGCATGGCTCGACGCGATCGACCTCAGGTCCGCGAACGAGGCCAATGCGCGGCTGCTGGTCGAGCGGCTGGCGCTCGCGGCGCAGGCGGCGGTGCTGATCGGATGGGACAGCCCGATCGCCGAGGCGTTCTGCGCGCTGCGGTTCGGGCAGCGCGGCTCGGCTTATGGCGCCTATGACGCCGCGATCGACCCGCGCGCGATCATCGCGCGCGCCAGCCCCGGCTGA
- a CDS encoding NAD(P)H-dependent oxidoreductase yields MRNVTPADLHHLVILGHPASDSFNHAVAAAYADAVRECGQAATVHDLYARNFDPLLRAEERPEASDFRLSPDVERELELVHDASVIVLVYPIWFGMPPAIITGYIDRVLGAGLTATAIRHNKQHTILHDKRFVLLTTSGSTLPWLAERGQWEGMREAFDSYLETIFSFTSVEHEHLDSIVSPLAPDYAAQCLERVTERARLVCSAVLSTAHERQKIDKLTH; encoded by the coding sequence ATGCGCAACGTCACGCCAGCCGATCTTCATCATCTGGTCATCCTCGGCCATCCGGCGAGCGACAGCTTCAACCATGCCGTCGCCGCCGCTTATGCCGATGCGGTGCGCGAATGCGGTCAGGCAGCGACGGTCCACGACCTCTACGCGCGGAACTTCGATCCGCTGCTGCGCGCGGAGGAGCGCCCGGAGGCGAGCGATTTCCGCCTCTCCCCCGATGTCGAGCGCGAGCTCGAGCTGGTGCATGACGCGAGCGTCATCGTGCTCGTCTATCCGATCTGGTTCGGGATGCCGCCGGCGATCATCACCGGCTATATCGATCGCGTGCTGGGCGCGGGGCTGACCGCCACCGCGATCCGCCACAACAAGCAGCATACGATCCTCCACGACAAGCGTTTCGTGCTGCTGACGACCTCCGGCTCGACGCTTCCCTGGCTGGCCGAGCGCGGGCAATGGGAGGGGATGCGGGAGGCGTTCGATTCCTATCTCGAGACGATCTTCTCCTTCACCAGCGTCGAGCATGAGCATCTTGATTCGATCGTATCGCCGCTCGCGCCCGATTACGCCGCGCAATGCCTGGAGCGCGTCACGGAGCGCGCGCGGCTGGTGTGCAGCGCGGTGCTCAGCACGGCGCACGAGCGGCAGAAGATCGACAAGCTAACGCATTGA
- a CDS encoding aminotransferase produces MDRVNPVYATMATTIFEEMSGLARETGAINLGQGFPDTAEPEELLRAAADAVLAGPNQYPPSAGLPVLREAVAGWYGRFQSLDITAGDVLITSGATEAIAAALLAIVSAGDEVILLEPMYDAYRPLVERAGGVARAVTMRPPDWRLPIGEVAAAIGPRTRAIVLNNPNNPTGRVFSRPELAALAELCVAHDLIAICDEVWEHIVFDGARHVPMIALPGMAERAVKIGSAGKIFGLTGWKVGFVVAAPRLLQPIARAHQFLTFTTPPNLQIAVAHGLGLDDDFFARSRIGLERSRNYLSALLTAAGFAVLPGEGTYFLTVDLATSGMREDDAALARRLVREAGVASIPLSPFYMSDAAPRGLLRLCFAKPDDILAEAAGRLGQWLAGRSA; encoded by the coding sequence ATGGATCGCGTGAACCCTGTCTATGCCACGATGGCGACCACCATCTTCGAGGAGATGTCCGGACTGGCGCGCGAGACCGGGGCGATCAATCTCGGGCAGGGCTTTCCCGATACGGCCGAACCGGAGGAGTTGCTCCGCGCGGCGGCGGATGCGGTGTTGGCCGGGCCGAACCAATATCCGCCCTCCGCCGGCCTGCCGGTGCTGCGCGAAGCAGTGGCGGGCTGGTACGGCCGGTTCCAGTCGCTCGACATCACGGCCGGCGACGTGCTCATCACCTCCGGCGCGACCGAGGCGATCGCCGCCGCGCTGCTCGCCATCGTCTCCGCCGGCGATGAGGTGATCCTGCTGGAGCCGATGTACGACGCCTATCGCCCGCTGGTGGAGCGCGCCGGCGGCGTGGCGCGGGCGGTGACGATGCGACCGCCGGACTGGCGCCTGCCGATCGGGGAGGTGGCGGCGGCGATCGGCCCGCGCACGCGCGCGATCGTGCTCAACAATCCGAACAATCCCACCGGGCGCGTGTTCTCCCGCCCGGAACTGGCCGCGCTCGCGGAGCTGTGCGTCGCGCACGATCTGATCGCGATCTGCGACGAGGTGTGGGAGCATATCGTGTTCGACGGCGCGCGCCATGTGCCGATGATCGCGCTGCCAGGCATGGCGGAACGGGCGGTGAAGATCGGTTCGGCGGGCAAGATCTTCGGCCTGACGGGGTGGAAGGTCGGCTTCGTGGTCGCCGCGCCCCGGCTGCTGCAACCGATCGCCCGCGCGCATCAGTTCCTCACCTTCACGACGCCGCCCAATCTACAGATCGCGGTGGCGCACGGCCTTGGCCTGGATGACGATTTCTTCGCCCGGTCGCGCATCGGGCTTGAGCGTTCGCGCAATTACCTGAGCGCGCTGCTGACGGCGGCCGGCTTCGCCGTCCTGCCGGGGGAGGGAACCTATTTCCTCACCGTGGATCTCGCCACATCGGGCATGCGCGAGGATGACGCCGCCCTCGCCCGCCGGCTGGTGCGCGAGGCCGGGGTGGCCAGCATTCCGCTGTCGCCTTTCTATATGAGCGATGCCGCGCCACGCGGCCTTCTCCGCCTGTGCTTCGCCAAGCCGGACGATATCCTGGCCGAAGCCGCCGGGCGGCTCGGGCAATGGTTGGCCGGTCGATCAGCCTGA
- a CDS encoding efflux transporter outer membrane subunit: protein MLAGATALTACNLAPKYVRPVGAVPAELPQGGPYPAAATDAPDVTRVGWRDFFLDARLRQVIETGLANNRDLRVAAANVLQARAQYRVQRADLVPSTTVSAGATYTNNTASLGGGAGAGGATSNNFDIYSVNAGFSSFELDLFGRTRNLSRAALERYFASEEAQRSARISLIAEIATAWLTLASDRDQLALAQDTLKTFEQTLELTRAQFRIGVASELEARQAETNYQGARNDIAALRTRIAQDQNALDLLAGAPVAADLLPAGLGEGQVTLDALPGGLSSQVLLRRPDVLQAEHQLIAENANIGAARAAFFPTISLTATLGTVSTALSGLFAGGSFTYTGAPTATLPLFDGGRNAGNLAYAKASRDAAVATYEKSIQSAFREVADALALRGTIGEQVAAQGARVEAARVAARLSDARYRAGVDSFLTALDAQRIAYAAQQQLQTTRLARASNLVELYRALGGGLD, encoded by the coding sequence ATGCTCGCCGGCGCGACCGCGCTGACGGCGTGCAACCTCGCCCCGAAATACGTCCGCCCCGTCGGCGCCGTCCCGGCGGAGCTGCCGCAGGGCGGCCCCTATCCGGCGGCGGCGACCGACGCGCCGGACGTCACCAGGGTCGGCTGGCGCGATTTCTTCCTCGACGCGCGGCTGCGGCAGGTGATCGAGACGGGGCTGGCCAACAACCGCGACCTGCGCGTCGCCGCCGCGAATGTGCTTCAGGCGCGCGCGCAATATCGCGTGCAGCGCGCCGATCTGGTGCCCTCCACCACGGTGAGCGCCGGCGCGACCTATACCAACAATACCGCCAGCCTCGGCGGCGGCGCGGGGGCGGGCGGGGCCACGTCGAACAATTTCGACATCTATTCGGTCAACGCCGGCTTCTCGTCGTTCGAGCTTGACCTGTTCGGCCGTACCCGCAACCTCAGCCGCGCCGCGCTGGAGCGTTATTTCGCCAGCGAGGAAGCGCAGCGCTCCGCGCGCATCAGCCTGATCGCGGAGATCGCGACCGCCTGGCTGACGCTCGCCTCCGACCGGGACCAGCTCGCGCTGGCGCAGGACACGCTCAAGACGTTCGAGCAGACGCTGGAGCTGACGCGCGCGCAATTCCGCATCGGCGTCGCGTCGGAGCTGGAAGCGCGGCAGGCGGAGACGAACTATCAGGGCGCGCGCAACGACATCGCCGCGCTGCGCACGCGGATTGCGCAGGACCAGAATGCGCTGGACCTGCTGGCCGGCGCGCCCGTCGCCGCCGATCTGTTGCCGGCCGGGCTGGGCGAAGGGCAGGTGACGCTGGACGCCCTGCCGGGCGGCCTTTCCTCGCAGGTGCTGCTGCGCCGCCCCGATGTGTTGCAGGCGGAGCATCAGCTCATCGCGGAGAACGCCAATATCGGCGCGGCGCGCGCGGCCTTCTTCCCGACGATCTCGCTCACCGCGACGCTGGGGACGGTCTCCACCGCGCTGTCCGGCCTGTTCGCCGGGGGCAGCTTCACCTACACCGGCGCGCCGACCGCGACGCTGCCGTTGTTCGACGGCGGGCGCAACGCGGGCAACCTCGCTTATGCTAAGGCATCGCGGGACGCGGCGGTCGCGACTTACGAAAAGTCGATCCAGTCGGCGTTCCGCGAGGTCGCCGATGCGCTGGCGCTGCGCGGCACGATCGGTGAGCAGGTCGCGGCGCAGGGCGCGCGGGTCGAGGCGGCACGAGTGGCGGCGAGGCTTTCCGACGCGCGCTATCGCGCTGGAGTCGATTCGTTCCTCACCGCGCTCGATGCGCAGCGCATCGCTTATGCCGCGCAACAGCAGCTCCAGACGACGCGGCTCGCCCGCGCGAGCAATCTGGTGGAGCTGTATCGCGCGCTCGGCGGCGGGCTGGATTGA